TTGCATTTGTTTCATCGCTTGCAATCAATCGCGCACAGGTTAAAAAGATATTTGTTCTCCCTGTTGTGCGCACGTTTTATTTAGTGATTGCAAAGTCCAATCAAAAAGATCGACTGATCCATGCGTTTTGGACATTAATGATGGATCATTTTCATATTGAAAGGGATGGTGAAAAATGACAGAACAACAACGTATGACACAAAATACCATGATTGAATGGTTAGGCATAGAAATTGAGACATTAGAACCGGAAATAGTGATTGCACGTATGCCTGTCGATCATCGCACCCATCAACCTGCAGGCATTTTGCACGGTGGTGCGTCCGTTGTACTCGCTGAAACCGTAGCGAGTGTCGGTTCATGGAATCAGATCAATCAAGATACTCATGTCGCTGTTGGACTTGAGATAAATGCCAATCATGTTCGTTCCGTGAGTTCTGGATATGTGATCGCCACTGCAGTACCTTTACATAGGGGACGCACGACACATATTTGGAATATTCGAATTACCGATGAAACAGATCGTTTAGTCTGTATTTCGCGTTGCACAGTAGCGATTGTGGCTAAACAATCATAAAAACATGACTCTTGCTGAAACATGTGATGACTAGGTAGACAGAAATACAAAAATGCTTTAGTATGCTAATATGCTAAAGTGGAGTTGAGGTGCGATCATGATGGAAGTGAATCGAATCAATTGGTCTACTGCGGACGAAGAGACAAAAAAACGCATACTCACGAGAGCGAGTATGGATATCTCCGATCAGATACCTGTTGTATCGGAGATTTGTGCAAATGTATCTGCACGTGGTGATCAAGCTGTGTTAGAATACACAAAACAATTTGACGGAGTCAACCTTACTGCCATAGAGATGCGAGTTACACCAGAAGAATATGCACTAGGAAAGGCACAAGTAGATCCTGAAGTAGCGGCAGCACTTCGCTATGCAGCCAAAAATATTCGCGCTTTTCATGAAGCACAAAAACCTCAACCTATGTGGATGATGGAGGTTGATGATGGTATCTTGGCAGGCGAGAAAGTCACTCCGATAACGGATGTAGCGCTCTATGTTCCACGCGGAAAAGGCAGTTTTCCATCTGTTTTGCTGATGCTTGGAACACCTGCAGTCGTGGCTGGCGTTGAACGAATTGTCGTTTTAACCCCGCCTAATCCGGAAGGCAAGGTAGATCCAGCTATTTTATTTGTGGCGGATTTACTTGGGATTACCGAAATGTATAAAGTAGGTGGAGCGCAGGCTGTGGCAGCTGCTGCTTATGGAACAGAAACTATACCAAAGTGCGCCAAGATTCTTGGTCCAGGTAATCCATATGTTACTGCTGCTAAGCGATTGCTCATGGGTGTGATCGATCCAGGAATTCCAGCAGGGCCAAGTGAAGCGATCATTGTTGCGGATGGATTGGCTACTCCCTATAAAGTTGCATTAGATCTTTTAATTGAAGCAGAGCACGGTCCTGATAGTGCTTCTCTTTTGGTGACTGATAGCGAATCACTTGCTGATGCGGTCCTACATGATTTGGAACAATTGATAGCCACCATTAAGAATCCCATGCGCAGAGCATATGTGCTAGAAGTTCTACGCCGCTATGGCGGTATTATAGTAACAAAAAGTGTTTCTGACTCCATTGCTTTTGTCAATGAATATGCACCGGAACACTTAGAGGTGATGATACAAGATCCTTTTTCTTACCTTCAAAGTATTGTAAACGCAGGTGAGATCTTGCTTGGCGAACACACGCCTATTACACTATGTAATTTTCTACTGGGTCCAAACGCCATTTTGCCTACAGGCCGTCATGCTCGTACGGTTTCTTCCGTCTCTTTGCATGATTTTCTCAAACGGTCATCGATCGGCTATGTGACTGAAAAGGCACTACAACGTATGGCTCCCTACGCTGTGGCTATGGCCGATGTGGAAGGTTTTGAAACTCATGGTGATGCGATCCGCAAACGATTTATTAATAAGAGTTCATGACATGTGTTATTTGGTAAGCGTGGGTATGAATTTCTTAGTGAGGGGTGTCAAAACATATGTTGAATGAAAAACCAATAAGAGTAGTGCGCCGTACACAAGAATCAAGTATCGAAGTGACCATAGATCGCGGTCCGCGCGACCCAGAAGCAAAGCAAAGGTTGAAATCTCCATTGCCATTTTTTAATCATATGTTAGAACATGTAGCATGGCGTGGACAAATGAATATTGGACTAACTGTGGAGCTTGATCATTTTGACCTTATACATGTCATTACTGAAGATGTGGGTATTACGTTTGGACGTGCTGTAAAAGAGTATGTGGATTACCATGCTCAAAAAGGACTTGTTGGATATGGTTCTGCGTATGGAACGATTGATGAAGCATTGACACGTGCAGTGATTTCTTTTGAAAGTCGCGCGTATCTAGATTTTAATAGAACCGCCGTGGAACTCCCAGAACAAATGGAAGGCATGTGTAGTGAAGATTTGGTGGCATTTTTTGAAGGGTTTGTACAAGGTGCGCAATGTACATTGCATCTTGATTTACTCAAGGGACGAGTAGGTCATGGACATCATATCTGGGAAGCTACTTTTCGTTCGTTTGGGATGGCTCTTTATGAGGCGTTAGCAGAGCGGCCATGGCGTGCACAAATGACCGCTGGTGTCGCGGGAAATATTGAATTTTTGATTGAAGTATGATGAAAGAGATAGATGATAGACTTTTATTGTTATTTGATATGGATGGCGTAATATTGTCTGAAGAAGGATACTTACGTTCAGTAGCACTGACCATGCATTCGTTTATTGCGCAATTTTTTTCACAAACACATAATCACAAAAGCTCTCTTTCTGGTCATGAATCGATCGATAATCTGCAAGCAGTTGAAGTCTTGCGGCAAACTATTTTCCCTGACAAATTAATGAATGCGATGCGCATGAAGGCATTAAATAGTAACTGGGATAAAGCTTACGCTGGTACAGTTTTACTTGGCCTTTGTGCGCGTGACCACAGATTTTCAGAGAATATAGGCGATATGTTATACGATCAATTTCAAACTCTTTCTGGTACTGGGCAAGAGTTGGTGATGAGATTACGAGACATGGAGAGTAAGCTTTGCTTATATCCCATTAGCGAATATCCAACTCAGTTATTTGAAGAGGTTAAGCGGAGATTCCAACAATTTTATCTGGGCACTATTAAAACAGACAATCTTT
This genomic interval from Sulfoacidibacillus ferrooxidans contains the following:
- a CDS encoding imidazoleglycerol-phosphate dehydratase, which codes for MLNEKPIRVVRRTQESSIEVTIDRGPRDPEAKQRLKSPLPFFNHMLEHVAWRGQMNIGLTVELDHFDLIHVITEDVGITFGRAVKEYVDYHAQKGLVGYGSAYGTIDEALTRAVISFESRAYLDFNRTAVELPEQMEGMCSEDLVAFFEGFVQGAQCTLHLDLLKGRVGHGHHIWEATFRSFGMALYEALAERPWRAQMTAGVAGNIEFLIEV
- the hisD gene encoding histidinol dehydrogenase, encoding MMEVNRINWSTADEETKKRILTRASMDISDQIPVVSEICANVSARGDQAVLEYTKQFDGVNLTAIEMRVTPEEYALGKAQVDPEVAAALRYAAKNIRAFHEAQKPQPMWMMEVDDGILAGEKVTPITDVALYVPRGKGSFPSVLLMLGTPAVVAGVERIVVLTPPNPEGKVDPAILFVADLLGITEMYKVGGAQAVAAAAYGTETIPKCAKILGPGNPYVTAAKRLLMGVIDPGIPAGPSEAIIVADGLATPYKVALDLLIEAEHGPDSASLLVTDSESLADAVLHDLEQLIATIKNPMRRAYVLEVLRRYGGIIVTKSVSDSIAFVNEYAPEHLEVMIQDPFSYLQSIVNAGEILLGEHTPITLCNFLLGPNAILPTGRHARTVSSVSLHDFLKRSSIGYVTEKALQRMAPYAVAMADVEGFETHGDAIRKRFINKSS
- a CDS encoding hotdog fold thioesterase; amino-acid sequence: MTEQQRMTQNTMIEWLGIEIETLEPEIVIARMPVDHRTHQPAGILHGGASVVLAETVASVGSWNQINQDTHVAVGLEINANHVRSVSSGYVIATAVPLHRGRTTHIWNIRITDETDRLVCISRCTVAIVAKQS